From the genome of Caldisericia bacterium:
TCATATTGAGACCTTCAGCAATTTTACCTATCTCCTTAAACCTCTTTGCTATTCTTGAAGATATTTCTCTTTTCAATAAGTCAATTATATAATCCCTCTCTACAGGAAAGATAACCTTGTTTATCTCAGGGTATATAGCTCTTAATATATCACTTCTTGCAATTATTCCTACTATCTTTCCCTTAACCACTACAGGAATCCTACCAACATTTCCCTCAATCATTATCTTTTCTATTTCTTCAAGGGGAGTTTCAGGTGATACAATAACTATACTCTTTTTCATAAAATCTTTTACTTTGAAATTGGTGAGCCCATGAAGTTCCATCCTCTCGATATCCTTTCTTAAGAGCATTCCTATAATTTTTTCCTTTTTAACTACCGGGAGAGCGGAAAAACCGTGTCTTAACATAATTTTCCTTGCTTCATTAAGGGTACTCTCTTCACTTATGGTCTTTACAGGAGAACTCATTATATCCTTGGCAAAAATCCTCCTTGAAGTGTTTTCCTTAACCAACTTAACAATTTTATCAATTAGAATCTCATCCCCCTTAATCTCAAAACTTGCTGAGGATGCCGTCTTATGTCCTGCTCCTCCATAGGGAGCAAGTATCTTTCTTACATCTATTTCAACAGTTTTACTTCTTGCTATTATAACCGCTCTCTTTTTTTCTATGGATTTCAGAATTATAAACACTGCACAAAGATCAAAAAGCTCAAGAAGTTTATGTGTTAAAAAACCCATTCCTTCAACATACTCTTCCAGCACAACCTCTGAAATCCCAACTCTATAACCATTTATGGTTTTTATCTTAAGAGCAAACAAAAGTTTTTCAAATGCCTTTTTCTGTATAACATTCATATAGGTCATTGCATACTTGGAAACCATTGTTAGATCAACACCAAAGTTGAATAAATAGCTTAGAGCCTCCATGTCGTATTTTTTAGTTGTTAAGAAAGTAAGATTTCCTGTATCTTCGTATATTCCAAGGGCACCAAGACTTGCCTCAATAGAGTTTAACTCTATTCTTTTACTCTTAAGCATATGGGCAATTATTGAGGTTGTGGCACCAACTATCTTTATAATCTTTTTGGCTTGAGGTAGAGCAGATGGATCAAGCTCATGATGGTCTATAACCAGAACCTTTGGAAAATTTTTAACAAAATCACCTATTGAACCAAGTCTATCAGGGTACTGGGTATCAACTACAATAACCTCATCTATCTTCTCCAAATCTATCTTCTTTTTTGGTTTTATGTTATCAAACAGGGTTCCATACATTGAGAAAAAGGAATAAACAGGAGAAGATAGTGTGGGAAGTAGAAGTACAGAATCTGGAAAGATCTTTCCAGCAAGAATAAGGGATGCTAAAGCATCAAAATCCGCTGATCTGTGTGTAACAATTAAATTCATCAGTTAAATTATACATTTTCTTTTACTTCTCTTCAATCTTTATCTTTAGTTCCTTGAGTTGCTCCTCCTGAACTTCACTTGGTGCTGAGGTTAAAGGACATATGGCTTTCTGTGTTTTCGGGAATGGAATTACATCTCTTAAACTT
Proteins encoded in this window:
- a CDS encoding CBS domain-containing protein, which produces MNLIVTHRSADFDALASLILAGKIFPDSVLLLPTLSSPVYSFFSMYGTLFDNIKPKKKIDLEKIDEVIVVDTQYPDRLGSIGDFVKNFPKVLVIDHHELDPSALPQAKKIIKIVGATTSIIAHMLKSKRIELNSIEASLGALGIYEDTGNLTFLTTKKYDMEALSYLFNFGVDLTMVSKYAMTYMNVIQKKAFEKLLFALKIKTINGYRVGISEVVLEEYVEGMGFLTHKLLELFDLCAVFIILKSIEKKRAVIIARSKTVEIDVRKILAPYGGAGHKTASSASFEIKGDEILIDKIVKLVKENTSRRIFAKDIMSSPVKTISEESTLNEARKIMLRHGFSALPVVKKEKIIGMLLRKDIERMELHGLTNFKVKDFMKKSIVIVSPETPLEEIEKIMIEGNVGRIPVVVKGKIVGIIARSDILRAIYPEINKVIFPVERDYIIDLLKREISSRIAKRFKEIGKIAEGLNMRAYLVGGFVRDLLLKRKVEDIDIVVEGDAIILARKIKEEFKAKIFIHPDFKTAKVVFDDGVKIDIASSRREYYKEPAALPKIEWASLKEDLARRDFTINTLAISLNPNEFGLLIDLFGGIKDLKE